One Desulfobulbus oligotrophicus DNA segment encodes these proteins:
- the fliF gene encoding flagellar basal-body MS-ring/collar protein FliF encodes MAEQNDAASKVKAGWQNLITVIAGWPLSRKIALGAVTVITLGLFTWIIVQARTADYQLLYGNLADADASAVVEWMKGQNMPYQLANNGHNILIPAKNIHETRLSLATLGLPQGGGVGFEIFDKQSFALTDFVQKVNYSRALQGELTRTITSLGPVESARVHLALPEKRLFRDQQKPATASVIIKLAPGKRLSEPQIEGIVHLVSSSIEELEPSHVTVIDQNGTVLSRIGDKGMGNALSPDMLEFQMQIEQRLEDRAQALLDKSLGPQNAMVRVSATLDFAKTEKTEETFDPEEPVVRSEQVSEEKSGSEITGGIPGVQSNLEGPGTQISGTTPPTSRSQRITNYEISKVVSKTTNPIGTISRLSVSVLIADKVIPAKDKEPSATEPRSTSEIKAVETMVASALGLDSSRGDKIEVTSMPFLASAEQSDTDGLDNRLYHYLPFIRYGLVLIGGLLLYLLLIRPLMSVLRKDVTQHFKTVEQMEAEQTREPLTDAESGHPAVDTLIGGSAYRTAMESPPLDILEKIRKGVDNDPVFSAHVLKSWIREQG; translated from the coding sequence ATGGCCGAACAGAATGATGCCGCTTCAAAAGTAAAAGCCGGCTGGCAAAACCTGATAACCGTTATAGCCGGCTGGCCTCTGTCACGAAAAATCGCCCTGGGTGCGGTTACCGTCATCACGCTCGGGCTTTTCACCTGGATTATCGTGCAGGCCCGAACCGCAGACTATCAGCTCCTGTACGGCAACCTGGCCGACGCAGATGCCTCTGCCGTTGTTGAGTGGATGAAGGGCCAGAACATGCCCTATCAGCTTGCCAACAATGGGCACAACATCCTCATTCCCGCCAAAAATATTCATGAAACCCGACTGAGCCTGGCAACCCTTGGTTTACCCCAGGGGGGCGGGGTGGGATTTGAAATTTTTGATAAGCAGTCGTTTGCGCTCACTGATTTTGTTCAGAAGGTCAACTATTCCAGGGCGCTGCAGGGAGAACTGACGCGAACCATCACCTCTTTAGGCCCGGTGGAATCAGCTCGCGTGCATCTGGCTTTACCGGAAAAACGGTTGTTCCGGGATCAGCAAAAACCGGCCACTGCCTCGGTCATCATCAAACTGGCTCCAGGCAAACGATTGAGTGAACCGCAGATCGAGGGCATTGTGCATCTGGTTTCCAGCTCCATAGAAGAGCTGGAGCCCTCGCATGTCACTGTTATAGACCAGAATGGGACTGTGCTTTCCCGCATCGGTGACAAGGGTATGGGCAATGCCCTGTCACCCGACATGCTCGAGTTTCAGATGCAGATTGAACAGCGGCTTGAAGATCGGGCGCAGGCCCTGCTCGACAAGTCGCTTGGCCCGCAGAATGCCATGGTACGAGTCAGTGCAACACTGGATTTTGCCAAAACTGAAAAGACCGAAGAGACCTTTGATCCTGAAGAACCGGTGGTACGGAGTGAACAGGTGAGCGAGGAAAAATCTGGCTCTGAAATCACCGGCGGTATCCCTGGAGTTCAATCCAACCTGGAAGGTCCTGGTACGCAAATATCCGGTACCACTCCGCCGACAAGCCGTTCCCAGCGCATCACCAACTATGAGATCAGTAAAGTTGTCTCCAAAACAACCAATCCCATTGGCACGATCAGCAGACTCTCGGTTTCTGTCCTGATCGCTGATAAGGTTATACCGGCAAAAGACAAAGAACCGTCTGCAACAGAACCCCGATCGACCAGTGAAATAAAGGCTGTTGAAACCATGGTGGCATCGGCTCTGGGCCTGGACAGTTCCCGTGGTGATAAGATTGAAGTGACCTCCATGCCCTTTCTTGCCTCTGCAGAACAGAGCGATACCGATGGTCTGGATAACCGGCTCTATCACTACCTGCCGTTTATTCGCTACGGTCTTGTCCTGATCGGCGGTCTTCTTCTCTATTTGCTGCTGATCCGACCCCTGATGAGTGTGTTGCGCAAGGATGTGACCCAGCACTTCAAAACCGTGGAGCAGATGGAGGCTGAACAGACACGTGAGCCGCTCACTGATGCGGAGAGCGGTCATCCTGCTGTTGACACCCTGATCGGCGGCTCAGCCTACAGGACGGCCATGGAATCACCACCTCTGGACATCCTGGAAAAGATCAGGAAAGGGGTGGACAACGATCCGGTGTTCAGTGCCCATGTACTCAAGAGCTGGATCCGTGAGCAGGGGTAA
- the fliE gene encoding flagellar hook-basal body complex protein FliE — MEALTALTTIQQPSQSPQSQLRQAETSFSDMLTAMVGQTDALQQAADQAVQQVHTGDEKNLHDAMIAMEKADISLRYMVQVRNKAIDAYQEIMRMQV; from the coding sequence ATGGAGGCCCTTACAGCCCTGACCACCATCCAACAACCGTCTCAGTCACCACAGTCTCAGCTTCGCCAGGCGGAAACCAGCTTCAGTGACATGCTGACAGCCATGGTCGGCCAGACAGACGCCTTGCAGCAGGCTGCGGATCAGGCCGTCCAGCAGGTACACACCGGTGATGAAAAAAATCTGCATGACGCGATGATCGCCATGGAAAAGGCTGACATCTCTCTGCGTTATATGGTCCAGGTTCGCAACAAGGCCATTGATGCCTATCAAGAGATCATGCGCATGCAGGTTTAA
- the flgC gene encoding flagellar basal body rod protein FlgC, which translates to MDIFTTFNIAASGLKAQTTRLNTISANLANAETTSTPEGGPYRKKSVVFQTEPLSFKQHLHASVTGQTGIQGVKVAQIVEDTSPPQRIYDPAHPDAQEDGYVELPNISVLKETVDMMSATRSYEANTTIIKSAKRMALKALEIGR; encoded by the coding sequence ATGGACATTTTCACCACCTTTAACATCGCGGCCTCGGGTCTGAAGGCACAGACCACCAGGCTCAACACCATCAGCGCCAACCTGGCCAATGCTGAGACCACCTCAACGCCGGAGGGAGGGCCTTACCGGAAAAAGTCCGTTGTCTTCCAGACCGAACCACTGTCTTTCAAACAGCACCTGCATGCCTCGGTCACCGGTCAAACCGGTATCCAGGGGGTAAAAGTCGCTCAGATCGTGGAAGATACCAGTCCGCCGCAACGGATATACGATCCTGCTCATCCGGATGCACAGGAAGACGGGTATGTGGAGCTGCCCAACATCAGTGTGCTCAAAGAGACCGTTGACATGATGTCGGCCACCCGTTCCTACGAGGCCAACACCACCATCATCAAATCAGCTAAACGCATGGCGCTTAAAGCACTTGAAATCGGGAGATAA
- the flgB gene encoding flagellar basal body rod protein FlgB, with protein sequence MSSIHQLDRTMQLLHKVLDLRTKNQEIISSNIANAETPGYAAQSFTFEEALRGAVTDTGMRSVTTHAGHIPVAPDSLEHVHGTVTISRDTTGIGDNNTISVDQEMVKLSENEILYETAVTMLNKKIALLKYAANGGA encoded by the coding sequence GTGTCAAGCATACATCAACTGGACCGTACCATGCAGCTGCTGCATAAAGTTCTGGATCTCAGGACAAAAAATCAGGAAATTATCAGCTCCAACATAGCGAACGCGGAAACCCCCGGTTATGCAGCCCAGTCATTTACCTTTGAAGAGGCGCTGCGCGGTGCAGTAACCGATACCGGGATGCGCAGTGTCACCACCCATGCCGGCCACATCCCGGTGGCGCCGGACAGTCTTGAGCACGTTCACGGAACCGTGACCATCAGCCGGGACACCACCGGTATCGGTGACAACAATACCATCAGTGTTGATCAGGAGATGGTCAAACTCTCGGAGAATGAGATCCTGTATGAGACCGCGGTCACCATGCTCAACAAAAAAATCGCGTTGCTCAAGTATGCCGCCAACGGCGGTGCCTAA
- a CDS encoding tetratricopeptide repeat protein: MTRSLFITHLLLAVATLLFVNEAAAAAVLNGIDRRDEPARIFLIFNVNPLPAYKMATSGRRVDLEFIDTTLAADFKTPATDSRMIKLTTRTEQKSLFVSLYFRYPPQLVNVTSTKNTRQLTLDILLGNQLSASTPEVSSKLHGIPVVKHTSDDVFNPVEATQFSKDWRSFFTAYELPVEIITPPHFHLPPSPLAEALLPQSSLDEWLPEEMQRLFFNKQWQQLGPLLRERLTQSLDEKIKERLVLTYAECLTRAGAYQEPYILLQKIMVQYPDSLMAGLANLLLIYQQASQGEYIDAYYELRTLRKTLGTLPFTGSLHLLEAEMAIMAGRFTEADERLADAVISSDPVLVQIRDLRRADLLAARDRKDDALSAYLDINSRSTLLQTDPMSLARFADALYSARVYSEAATCYQRLSDLLTGKPQSDLVLFRLAMSQLHIPAMAKRGSKEFQQIREAFPKTEGGMRATLKQTDIEFTSNRLKARDAEATYGTLATTAGSIPLREESAFKQALVNALSKEHEKSVHQCRQLLRSFQSGALRTETAALLIQQLPVLIQQLVQSEQYVKALVLAKQNRQLFIHGWLDTDVLYDLARAYTQLGLTDQALQTYQYLFEVSPEATKETVYLPLIKELFASGFFVQVQEYADRYQVRYPKGKDLTAIHRYKMQALYASGQLEQALTLTKDTSQPQFLETELLKGRLYFEKNDWQNVIATLTQSALRSELPPDSLRRLAESYFQTGEPTLAEPLFQQVREHAPTDDQALFRLAQIAAQQDKSMQALKLFQEVADKGSDPLWRKLARQEAEILELLPNKPPTTRL, translated from the coding sequence ATGACCCGTTCTTTGTTCATAACTCATCTGCTGCTCGCTGTTGCGACACTGCTGTTTGTCAATGAAGCTGCGGCAGCTGCCGTTCTTAACGGTATCGATCGCCGCGATGAGCCAGCCCGGATTTTTTTAATCTTTAATGTCAACCCGCTGCCTGCCTATAAGATGGCAACCAGCGGACGGAGAGTTGATCTCGAATTTATTGACACCACCCTGGCTGCGGACTTCAAAACACCGGCAACAGACAGCAGGATGATCAAACTGACGACCAGAACAGAGCAGAAGTCGTTGTTTGTTTCCCTCTATTTTCGTTATCCACCGCAGCTGGTCAATGTCACCAGTACTAAAAACACCCGGCAGCTGACCCTTGACATTCTGCTGGGCAACCAGCTTTCCGCCTCAACACCGGAGGTGTCATCTAAACTACACGGAATCCCAGTGGTCAAGCACACCTCTGATGATGTCTTCAACCCGGTGGAGGCAACACAGTTCTCAAAAGACTGGCGCTCTTTTTTCACTGCCTATGAGTTGCCGGTGGAGATTATCACCCCTCCGCACTTTCATCTGCCCCCCTCTCCCCTGGCAGAGGCGCTCTTGCCTCAATCTTCTCTGGATGAGTGGTTGCCCGAAGAGATGCAGCGCCTGTTTTTCAACAAACAATGGCAACAACTCGGCCCGCTTCTGCGTGAACGGTTAACCCAGAGCCTCGATGAGAAAATCAAGGAGCGACTGGTTCTTACCTATGCCGAATGCCTGACCAGGGCCGGCGCATACCAAGAACCGTATATCCTGCTCCAAAAGATCATGGTGCAGTATCCTGATTCACTCATGGCCGGCCTGGCCAATCTGCTGCTTATTTACCAGCAGGCCTCACAAGGTGAGTACATTGATGCCTACTATGAGCTGCGCACCCTTCGGAAAACACTGGGTACGCTCCCCTTCACCGGATCCCTGCATCTTCTGGAGGCGGAAATGGCCATCATGGCAGGCCGTTTCACCGAGGCGGATGAACGGCTGGCCGATGCCGTCATCAGCAGTGATCCGGTCCTGGTGCAGATACGGGATCTTCGCCGGGCGGATCTGCTGGCCGCACGAGACCGGAAGGACGATGCCCTGTCTGCTTACCTGGATATAAACAGTCGATCCACACTCCTGCAGACTGATCCCATGTCACTTGCCCGGTTTGCAGACGCACTGTACTCTGCCCGTGTTTATAGTGAGGCCGCCACATGCTATCAGAGGCTCAGCGACCTGCTGACCGGTAAGCCACAGTCAGACCTGGTGCTGTTCAGGCTGGCCATGTCGCAGCTGCACATTCCCGCCATGGCAAAACGGGGGAGTAAGGAGTTCCAGCAGATTCGGGAGGCCTTTCCGAAAACAGAGGGCGGCATGCGTGCCACCCTCAAGCAGACAGACATTGAGTTCACTTCGAACCGGCTGAAGGCACGGGATGCTGAAGCGACTTACGGGACCCTGGCAACCACGGCCGGGTCAATCCCCCTTCGTGAAGAGAGTGCTTTTAAACAGGCTCTGGTCAATGCCTTGTCCAAGGAGCATGAAAAGAGTGTGCACCAGTGCAGGCAGTTGCTTCGCAGCTTTCAATCCGGTGCGTTACGTACCGAAACAGCTGCTCTGCTGATCCAGCAGTTGCCTGTTCTCATTCAGCAGCTGGTGCAAAGTGAACAGTATGTCAAGGCCCTGGTCCTGGCCAAACAGAACAGACAACTTTTTATACACGGCTGGCTTGATACCGACGTGTTGTATGATCTCGCCCGTGCCTACACTCAACTTGGCCTGACTGATCAGGCCTTACAGACCTATCAGTATCTTTTCGAGGTCTCCCCTGAAGCAACAAAAGAAACTGTTTATCTGCCGCTTATCAAAGAGCTGTTTGCCTCGGGTTTCTTTGTGCAGGTGCAGGAATATGCGGATCGCTATCAGGTACGCTACCCCAAGGGTAAAGATCTGACAGCCATCCACAGGTACAAGATGCAGGCACTGTATGCCTCCGGCCAGCTTGAGCAGGCCCTTACGCTGACCAAAGACACCTCCCAGCCGCAGTTTCTCGAAACAGAACTTTTAAAAGGACGCCTGTACTTTGAAAAAAATGACTGGCAAAATGTGATTGCCACCCTCACCCAGTCTGCTCTCCGCTCAGAGCTGCCGCCAGATTCCCTGCGCCGGCTGGCGGAATCGTACTTTCAGACGGGTGAACCGACTCTGGCCGAGCCGTTGTTTCAGCAGGTTCGAGAGCATGCCCCGACCGATGACCAGGCACTGTTCCGCTTGGCACAGATTGCTGCACAACAAGACAAATCAATGCAGGCACTTAAACTGTTTCAAGAAGTAGCCGACAAAGGATCAGACCCTCTGTGGAGAAAACTGGCCCGTCAAGAAGCGGAGATTCTGGAACTTTTGCCCAACAAACCCCCAACCACCCGGCTCTGA
- a CDS encoding ANTAR domain-containing protein translates to MSRVQPTHDMDQHHTLVDDVLHGATVQVCEEVSALLSGSLQVTLEKGLLLNKRQCLEKMQGKQVMARLTVTGEEGTQDAYFSVPLKTAVYLGGALIMLPMMALDEMVAADTYDDDVQDAYSEIVEIIAAGYTAVFAQQYPGKPELVKTAVEPVSPAEIDPEADDLVARQTYYCIHGHLQYNEHDIGELHFLLPAGVVGLAEERLFAGQQESFGEEQVQHPEHDYVSGTVNGTVPTSTLQSGVDASSADILLVTDDAQGAEHMAAVLAEMGFSCRLLSFKDPINSVPSAEVQLIFLVMREPSEQAFGAAIKISATGLSVPMVAAGPVWTRSLVLKAVKYGACDILITPASAGDIREILAVNLVKKLSEPA, encoded by the coding sequence ATGAGCAGAGTGCAACCAACACATGATATGGATCAGCACCATACATTGGTCGATGATGTGCTGCATGGGGCAACAGTACAGGTCTGTGAGGAGGTCAGTGCCCTGTTAAGCGGTTCTCTTCAGGTGACTCTTGAAAAAGGACTGCTGTTAAACAAGAGACAGTGCCTCGAAAAAATGCAGGGCAAACAGGTCATGGCCCGGCTCACGGTAACAGGTGAAGAGGGGACGCAAGACGCCTATTTCTCGGTGCCGTTGAAGACTGCTGTCTATCTGGGAGGTGCACTGATCATGCTTCCCATGATGGCACTGGATGAGATGGTTGCTGCTGATACCTATGATGACGATGTGCAGGATGCCTACAGTGAGATCGTCGAGATCATTGCCGCCGGGTATACGGCTGTTTTTGCGCAGCAGTATCCAGGCAAACCGGAGCTTGTCAAAACAGCTGTGGAACCGGTGTCACCGGCGGAGATCGATCCTGAAGCAGATGATCTTGTTGCCCGGCAGACCTACTATTGCATCCATGGTCACCTCCAATACAATGAACATGATATCGGCGAGTTGCACTTTCTTCTTCCTGCCGGCGTTGTCGGACTGGCGGAGGAGCGGCTTTTTGCAGGGCAGCAGGAGTCTTTCGGAGAGGAGCAGGTGCAACATCCGGAACATGACTATGTCTCGGGTACGGTCAATGGGACAGTGCCGACCTCTACACTACAGTCAGGTGTTGATGCAAGTAGTGCGGATATCCTGCTGGTGACAGATGATGCGCAGGGTGCTGAACACATGGCCGCTGTTTTAGCGGAAATGGGGTTTTCCTGCCGTCTTCTATCGTTTAAGGATCCGATTAACAGCGTGCCCTCTGCTGAGGTGCAGCTGATTTTTTTAGTGATGCGAGAGCCGAGCGAGCAGGCCTTTGGTGCGGCCATAAAGATCAGTGCAACCGGTCTGTCGGTTCCCATGGTGGCGGCAGGACCTGTCTGGACCAGGTCGCTGGTGCTCAAAGCGGTGAAGTACGGGGCCTGTGACATACTTATCACACCGGCATCCGCCGGGGATATCCGCGAGATACTGGCGGTTAACTTGGTGAAAAAGTTATCAGAACCTGCCTGA
- a CDS encoding sigma-54 interaction domain-containing protein: MSSDMFCGIIGRSPVMQQLFKLIDKLAQDGSSTVLIQGESGTGKELVAKAIHQYSPRSSYHFVPVNCAAIPDDLLESELFGYTKGAFTGAVSPKVGRIEYAHRGSLFLDEIGDMKPMLQAKLLRVLQERQFEPVGGLKPIAVDVRIIAATHCDLEQMVAEGRFREDLYYRLNVVPVSIPPLRARVEDIPLLVKHFIELLGKSKKNPFLGFDQSALRSLTNYSWRGNVRELENLIQHMSILHSGATVGYPDLPDKYRDPLTASAPSPPSASQQQTANETRWEQSQLFSPTSPPVSEEWVKGEVDFNALVNDFETQLIVHALKITQGNKKEAARLLNLKRTTLLEKIKKKELTDNWAEE; encoded by the coding sequence ATGTCCAGTGATATGTTTTGCGGCATAATCGGTCGAAGCCCAGTCATGCAGCAGCTGTTTAAGCTGATTGACAAGTTAGCCCAGGATGGCTCCAGCACTGTTCTCATCCAGGGTGAATCAGGAACAGGCAAAGAGCTGGTTGCCAAGGCCATACATCAGTACAGCCCCCGGAGCAGTTATCACTTTGTTCCGGTCAACTGCGCAGCCATCCCTGATGACCTGCTGGAAAGCGAGCTGTTCGGCTACACGAAAGGTGCCTTTACCGGTGCTGTCAGCCCCAAAGTCGGTCGTATTGAGTACGCCCATCGCGGCTCACTGTTCCTCGATGAAATCGGTGACATGAAACCGATGTTGCAAGCGAAACTGCTGAGAGTGCTCCAGGAACGGCAGTTCGAACCTGTCGGCGGATTAAAACCGATAGCCGTGGATGTACGTATCATTGCAGCCACCCACTGTGATCTTGAACAGATGGTTGCTGAAGGGCGCTTTCGCGAGGACCTGTACTATCGCCTCAATGTTGTTCCAGTCTCCATTCCACCGCTGCGTGCACGAGTAGAGGACATCCCGCTGCTGGTGAAACACTTTATTGAACTTCTCGGCAAAAGTAAAAAGAATCCTTTTCTCGGATTCGATCAGTCCGCACTTCGATCCCTGACAAACTATTCCTGGCGCGGCAATGTCCGTGAACTGGAAAATCTCATCCAGCACATGTCGATCCTCCACAGTGGTGCCACCGTCGGTTATCCCGATCTGCCCGATAAGTATCGTGATCCCCTCACCGCATCTGCCCCCTCGCCGCCGAGCGCATCTCAGCAACAGACCGCCAATGAGACGCGATGGGAACAGTCGCAGCTTTTCTCCCCCACATCGCCCCCTGTATCAGAAGAATGGGTAAAGGGTGAAGTTGATTTTAATGCGCTGGTCAATGACTTTGAAACACAGTTGATTGTCCATGCCCTGAAAATAACGCAGGGCAACAAAAAAGAAGCGGCACGTCTGTTAAACCTCAAACGCACCACCCTCCTGGAAAAAATCAAAAAAAAGGAACTCACCGACAACTGGGCTGAAGAATGA
- a CDS encoding thermonuclease family protein — MRLLVGFFKVLILFWVLLWATTVGAWEGVVTKVLDGDSMLVKQKKRTVTVRLYGIDCPEYNQPYASAAKKTVQKMVLGQKVRIQPMGTDQYRRTVGLVTFRGQILNVELVRRGLAWVYPRYCKKQPLCRQLRDIEGVARTNRIGLWQRSAPVPPWKWRQHRR, encoded by the coding sequence ATGCGGTTGTTGGTCGGATTTTTTAAAGTGCTGATCCTTTTTTGGGTGCTTTTGTGGGCAACAACCGTTGGTGCCTGGGAGGGTGTGGTGACGAAAGTTCTTGATGGCGACTCAATGTTGGTGAAACAGAAAAAGCGAACAGTCACGGTCCGGCTGTACGGCATTGATTGTCCCGAATACAACCAGCCCTATGCGTCTGCCGCCAAGAAGACGGTACAAAAGATGGTTCTCGGTCAAAAGGTGCGGATACAACCAATGGGTACTGATCAGTACAGGCGAACGGTCGGCCTGGTGACGTTCCGGGGGCAGATACTCAATGTTGAGCTTGTCCGGCGAGGGTTGGCCTGGGTGTATCCCCGTTACTGCAAAAAACAGCCCCTTTGTCGTCAGCTGCGTGACATCGAAGGCGTTGCCCGGACAAACAGAATCGGGCTCTGGCAAAGATCAGCCCCGGTTCCTCCATGGAAGTGGAGACAGCATCGCCGCTGA
- a CDS encoding 4Fe-4S dicluster domain-containing protein, with the protein MNIKELEELTNEGVDHLPLLERRAFLRAGLAITGLFMGGTILSLTSIRRAEAVTGPIPKNADYPYKPHYSMVMRQNLCIDCELCMDACVRTNNVPSYGWRTKILERTRHIGPKEQETIFMPILCNQCNEPPCVRVCPTVATYKDKTTGIVVMDNKKCIGCKTCMAACPYNARYYNEETRAIDKCNFCLDTRLSKGEKDPACVEACPADVRVFGDLNDPESEVYKLVHQPETTVWVLRPETGALPNVFYMNVVLDV; encoded by the coding sequence ATGAACATTAAGGAGCTGGAAGAATTAACCAATGAAGGGGTGGATCACCTTCCTCTGCTGGAGCGTCGTGCATTTTTACGCGCCGGACTCGCCATCACCGGATTGTTCATGGGGGGGACCATACTGTCGCTGACCTCGATTCGTCGTGCAGAAGCTGTCACCGGTCCGATTCCGAAGAATGCCGACTATCCGTACAAGCCTCATTACAGCATGGTTATGCGGCAAAATCTGTGTATTGATTGCGAACTCTGCATGGACGCCTGTGTGCGAACCAACAATGTGCCGTCGTATGGCTGGAGAACGAAAATCCTGGAGCGGACCCGTCATATCGGGCCGAAAGAACAGGAGACCATCTTCATGCCTATTTTGTGCAACCAGTGCAACGAACCACCCTGTGTCCGTGTTTGTCCAACAGTGGCCACCTATAAGGACAAAACCACAGGCATTGTGGTCATGGACAATAAGAAGTGTATCGGTTGTAAAACGTGTATGGCCGCCTGCCCGTACAATGCCCGGTACTACAATGAAGAGACGCGGGCTATTGATAAGTGTAACTTCTGCCTTGATACCCGCCTGAGCAAAGGTGAGAAAGACCCGGCCTGCGTTGAGGCGTGTCCTGCTGATGTCAGAGTTTTCGGCGACCTTAACGATCCGGAAAGTGAAGTGTATAAGTTGGTGCACCAGCCGGAGACAACGGTATGGGTGCTCCGGCCTGAAACCGGAGCTTTGCCGAACGTTTTTTATATGAATGTGGTTTTGGACGTTTAA
- a CDS encoding c(7)-type cytochrome triheme domain-containing protein, which yields MKGKTLLMAAWGVIFAAGILFASDKDATVPSEPAQEAAAAKEYESFGDTKIVIMEAVKDMFSHNSHVVTAGISCESCHPSLFERKRGAGKAKGDYNHTSFDAGKYCGACHDGDAAFSTTGQQSCKVCHGSDMQQPEIIVFNRPVKGVVFDHKGHVDMGLNCASCHDKEFEMRIGAAEETAHKFHMQAMYRGQYCGVCHNGNIAFAANTRCTTCHIGIKGVEKMLKKKNGDFEKKG from the coding sequence ATGAAGGGAAAAACATTGTTGATGGCTGCATGGGGTGTGATCTTTGCGGCGGGAATATTATTTGCTTCAGACAAGGATGCAACCGTTCCTTCCGAGCCGGCTCAAGAGGCCGCAGCTGCCAAAGAGTACGAATCGTTTGGGGACACCAAGATTGTTATCATGGAGGCCGTTAAAGACATGTTCAGCCATAATTCCCACGTGGTAACGGCTGGTATCTCCTGTGAAAGCTGTCATCCCAGCCTGTTTGAACGTAAACGGGGGGCGGGCAAGGCCAAGGGCGATTACAATCACACCTCGTTCGATGCCGGCAAATATTGCGGTGCCTGCCACGACGGTGATGCTGCCTTCAGCACCACCGGTCAGCAATCATGTAAGGTGTGTCACGGCAGTGATATGCAACAGCCGGAAATCATCGTCTTCAACCGCCCGGTTAAAGGGGTTGTGTTTGACCATAAAGGGCATGTGGACATGGGGCTGAACTGTGCAAGCTGTCATGACAAGGAATTTGAAATGCGTATTGGGGCAGCCGAGGAAACCGCACACAAGTTTCACATGCAGGCCATGTACAGAGGGCAGTACTGTGGTGTCTGCCATAACGGTAACATAGCCTTTGCCGCCAACACCCGGTGTACAACCTGTCACATCGGTATCAAAGGGGTTGAGAAGATGCTCAAAAAGAAGAACGGCGACTTTGAGAAAAAGGGCTGA
- the nrfD gene encoding NrfD/PsrC family molybdoenzyme membrane anchor subunit: MARQFSLDITAEPEVANSLVKMMSFFFGLMLLVGVGVGLAGFIIGHEHIFNNTREVPWGLLISTYAFFAITSTGLCLLAAISHIFGGNKLAPLANRMVWISLITILSGFLVIGMEIENPWRMAIYNVISPNVTSNIWWMGTLYGMALGFILLEFWLILTEHYTLALVLGVFGALAEVAANTCLGGVFSTLAARPFWYGAQMPVLFLACAFLSGAAAAIFFTHLAYIIRRRQMEPAVFAGVQAAGKVLLLMIVLVAVGVFWRMASFYVGGVSDGRVAADAFFKGPMSISFWGLEVGVGLAAPVVLLVLTRMKSLFAMSAAALMSLVGMFVARLNMVTGGQFVPQYLGYDDLPTYLDYTPSGWEWIVVLAGIGFTGIAFLQGERFFGKRFTEHDAH, translated from the coding sequence ATGGCAAGGCAATTTTCCCTGGATATCACCGCTGAACCTGAAGTGGCCAATTCGTTGGTAAAAATGATGTCGTTTTTTTTCGGCTTAATGTTGCTGGTCGGCGTCGGTGTCGGGTTAGCCGGGTTTATTATTGGTCATGAGCATATTTTCAACAACACCCGGGAGGTTCCATGGGGTCTGTTGATCTCCACCTATGCGTTTTTTGCCATCACTTCAACGGGTCTGTGTCTGTTGGCGGCGATAAGTCATATATTCGGCGGTAATAAGCTCGCACCGCTGGCCAACCGAATGGTGTGGATCTCCCTGATCACTATTCTCAGTGGCTTTCTCGTCATCGGCATGGAGATCGAAAACCCCTGGCGTATGGCTATTTACAACGTCATCTCACCAAATGTTACTTCGAATATCTGGTGGATGGGCACCCTGTACGGTATGGCTCTCGGGTTCATCCTTCTTGAGTTCTGGCTGATTTTAACCGAGCACTACACGTTGGCCCTGGTACTCGGTGTTTTCGGCGCCCTTGCCGAGGTTGCCGCTAACACGTGCCTTGGTGGAGTTTTCTCCACACTGGCTGCCCGGCCCTTCTGGTATGGGGCGCAAATGCCTGTCCTCTTTCTCGCCTGTGCCTTTCTTTCCGGAGCGGCAGCTGCTATTTTCTTTACGCATCTGGCCTATATCATCCGTCGCCGACAGATGGAGCCGGCGGTGTTTGCCGGTGTGCAGGCTGCGGGTAAGGTTTTGTTGCTGATGATTGTTTTGGTTGCTGTTGGTGTCTTCTGGCGGATGGCTTCCTTCTATGTCGGTGGTGTCAGCGATGGACGTGTTGCTGCAGATGCCTTTTTCAAGGGGCCCATGTCAATCAGTTTTTGGGGGCTTGAGGTTGGGGTCGGCCTTGCAGCTCCGGTTGTGCTGCTTGTCCTCACACGGATGAAGAGTCTGTTTGCCATGTCTGCGGCAGCGTTGATGAGTCTGGTGGGCATGTTCGTCGCCCGCTTGAACATGGTGACCGGTGGTCAGTTTGTACCGCAGTATCTTGGGTATGATGATTTACCAACCTATTTGGATTATACTCCCTCCGGATGGGAGTGGATTGTGGTTTTGGCAGGTATCGGTTTTACCGGTATTGCCTTTCTCCAGGGGGAGCGGTTTTTCGGTAAACGTTTTACCGAGCACGACGCGCATTGA